Proteins encoded by one window of Microcoleus sp. FACHB-68:
- a CDS encoding DUF4347 domain-containing protein, protein MENLVSIVFIDSTIEDKESLIAGVVAGTEVVILNSNLDGVKQITYFLADRAGISHIHIVSHGTPGSLQLGSASLNLTNLDNYTHELQQWGSALTNEGNIFLYGCAVAAGERGADFVNQLSQLTGAVIAASINPTGNAEKGGNWELEYTTGNANTYLAFEPAVLAAYSFIFSETNETGLPH, encoded by the coding sequence ATGGAAAATTTAGTGAGTATTGTCTTTATCGACAGCACGATTGAAGACAAAGAAAGTTTGATTGCTGGAGTGGTAGCCGGCACAGAAGTTGTGATCTTGAACTCCAACCTTGATGGAGTTAAGCAAATCACTTATTTCCTAGCAGATCGCGCCGGCATTTCGCACATTCACATTGTCTCCCACGGTACACCGGGAAGCTTGCAGTTGGGATCGGCTAGCCTAAATTTGACCAATCTCGATAATTACACCCATGAGTTACAGCAGTGGGGAAGTGCTTTAACAAATGAGGGAAATATTTTCCTCTATGGTTGCGCTGTGGCAGCCGGCGAGAGGGGTGCCGATTTCGTGAACCAACTGAGTCAGCTAACCGGCGCTGTTATTGCCGCATCGATTAACCCAACAGGTAATGCGGAAAAGGGCGGGAATTGGGAACTCGAATATACCACCGGCAATGCTAACACTTATTTAGCATTTGAGCCGGCAGTTTTAGCAGCCTACAGCTTTATCTTTTCTGAAACAAATGAAACCGGCTTGCCGCATTAA
- the trpA gene encoding tryptophan synthase subunit alpha, which translates to MNSVSHCFKSLRERGQCALIPFITAGDPDLETTAEALRILDRAGADLIELGVPYSDPLADGPVIQAAATRALQRGTRLEQVLEMVADVSPTLQAPIILFTYYNPILYRGIDKFLQQISGAGIRGLVVPDLPLEEAEILLKPAAKYSIELILLVAPTTPQDRIEAIARQSQGFIYLVSVTGVTGVRTELQSRVQDLLHQMQEATDKPIGIGFGISGPEQARQVKDWGADAVIVGSAFVKRLADCPPAEGLQAIETFCQSLKTAITTA; encoded by the coding sequence ATGAATTCTGTATCTCATTGCTTTAAATCTCTGCGCGAACGCGGCCAATGCGCCTTAATTCCATTTATTACAGCCGGCGATCCAGACTTAGAAACAACAGCCGAAGCCTTGCGGATCTTAGATCGCGCCGGCGCTGATTTAATCGAACTTGGAGTCCCCTACTCAGATCCCCTCGCAGATGGGCCGGTGATTCAAGCTGCGGCTACCCGCGCCCTGCAACGCGGAACCCGCTTGGAACAGGTGTTAGAAATGGTTGCCGATGTCAGCCCCACCCTACAAGCGCCAATTATTTTATTTACCTACTACAACCCAATTTTGTACCGGGGTATTGATAAATTCTTGCAGCAGATTAGTGGGGCCGGCATCCGAGGATTAGTTGTCCCGGATTTGCCCCTAGAAGAGGCTGAGATTCTCTTAAAACCGGCAGCGAAATATTCTATTGAGTTGATTTTACTGGTCGCGCCCACCACGCCACAAGACCGGATTGAAGCGATCGCCCGTCAATCCCAAGGATTTATTTATCTAGTTAGTGTCACCGGCGTTACCGGCGTGCGAACTGAGTTGCAATCTCGCGTTCAGGATTTACTCCACCAGATGCAGGAAGCCACCGACAAACCCATCGGCATCGGTTTTGGCATCTCTGGGCCGGAACAAGCCCGTCAGGTCAAAGATTGGGGTGCAGATGCCGTCATTGTGGGCAGCGCCTTTGTTAAACGCTTAGCAGATTGCCCACCAGCCGAAGGATTGCAGGCAATAGAAACGTTTTGTCAGAGTCTCAAGACAGCCATCACAACTGCCTAG
- the ndhL gene encoding NAD(P)H-quinone oxidoreductase subunit L: protein MMIALLYLILGGAYLVVVPFALYIYLQKRWHVVSSFERAFMYFLVFFFFPGLILLGPFLNFRPHRRQIEV, encoded by the coding sequence ATGATGATTGCGCTACTGTATCTGATTTTGGGAGGAGCTTACCTGGTGGTAGTTCCTTTTGCTCTCTATATTTACCTGCAAAAACGCTGGCACGTGGTAAGCTCCTTTGAGCGAGCTTTCATGTACTTCTTAGTGTTCTTTTTCTTTCCTGGGTTAATCTTACTCGGCCCATTTTTAAACTTTCGGCCCCATCGCCGGCAGATAGAAGTTTGA
- a CDS encoding DUF3007 family protein, with protein sequence MRRIDIIGIGFGIFAAGGLAYLILQAAGLNSLEAGIWSQVFLVGGLVGWLLTYLFRALTKNLTYNQQVKDYEDAVFQKRLEEMTSEELAQLQAEIEQEKGNG encoded by the coding sequence ATGCGACGAATTGATATCATCGGTATTGGCTTCGGCATCTTTGCCGCAGGCGGCTTAGCTTATCTCATTTTGCAGGCAGCCGGTTTAAATAGTCTGGAAGCCGGCATCTGGAGTCAAGTCTTTTTAGTGGGGGGATTAGTCGGCTGGCTATTGACCTATTTATTTCGCGCCCTCACTAAAAATCTGACCTATAACCAACAGGTTAAAGATTACGAAGACGCAGTCTTCCAAAAGCGCTTAGAAGAAATGACATCAGAAGAACTCGCACAGCTCCAAGCTGAGATAGAACAGGAAAAAGGCAATGGATAA
- a CDS encoding response regulator transcription factor has product MPRILVIDDDPAISELVAVNLEMAGYEVSQAEDGIKGQALAMQLIPDLIMLDLMLPRVDGFTVCQRLRRDDRTADIPVLMLTALGQTQDKVEGFNAGADDYLTKPFEVEEMLARVRALLRRTDRIPQAAKHAEILNYGPLTLVPERFEAIWFDHTVKLTHLEFELLHCLLQRHGQTVSPSEILKEVWGYDPDDDIETIRVHVRHLRTKLEPDPRHPRYIKTVYGAGYCLELPSNGPTNDFGELASVVDQEAKPVQES; this is encoded by the coding sequence ATGCCCCGGATACTTGTCATCGACGACGACCCAGCAATCTCAGAACTTGTGGCTGTCAACCTGGAAATGGCCGGCTATGAAGTCAGCCAAGCCGAAGATGGCATCAAAGGTCAAGCCCTAGCCATGCAACTGATTCCAGATTTGATCATGCTGGATTTGATGCTGCCTAGGGTAGATGGATTTACGGTATGCCAACGCCTGCGTCGAGATGATCGCACTGCAGATATTCCTGTGCTAATGCTGACGGCTTTAGGTCAAACGCAGGATAAGGTGGAAGGCTTCAATGCCGGTGCCGATGATTACCTGACTAAACCCTTTGAAGTTGAGGAAATGCTGGCGAGAGTGCGGGCTTTGCTGCGCCGTACAGACCGCATTCCCCAAGCGGCCAAACACGCTGAAATCCTCAACTATGGCCCTTTAACCCTTGTACCAGAACGCTTTGAAGCTATCTGGTTCGATCACACGGTTAAGCTAACCCATCTGGAGTTTGAACTCCTGCACTGCTTACTACAGCGTCATGGCCAAACTGTCTCGCCCAGCGAAATTCTTAAGGAAGTCTGGGGTTACGATCCAGACGATGATATCGAAACTATCCGGGTGCACGTGAGACACTTAAGAACCAAACTGGAACCTGATCCGCGCCATCCTCGTTACATTAAAACCGTCTACGGTGCCGGCTACTGTTTGGAGTTGCCTAGCAATGGGCCGACTAACGACTTCGGCGAACTGGCAAGTGTGGTAGATCAAGAAGCTAAGCCTGTACAAGAGTCTTAA
- a CDS encoding pentapeptide repeat-containing protein, with protein sequence MSGLLNSKDLNSQDLYTANLLPANLKQENLSGANLKGSNLRSTDLSGTDLSEANLSYTDLVDADLSQANLNGANLMKACLNLANLNESTLKGVNLSGSTLVGTNFSKADLSGANLREAKIIGANLSGANLSGANLSATDLSEADLTGATLERAIYDARTRFSKEIDPVERGAYCINANVSLPGVNLSGVDLSGSTLKRADLRGANLRGAKLMGAYLENANLFRANLSGADLRGAVLTGATLQKAVYDIKTRFSEEIDLTEAGAYWIAPNVSLAEVNLSEIDLSGADLSGANLSGANFSKANLIGVDFTKANLRKAYLEKANLQDAEMRGADLVSACLNWANLTQADLREVDMTRAELRGANITGADLRKADLSGAFLNQANLSEADLREADLTKADLRGVNFKGADLRKADLTRANLEGALFDGAIMTEADLKPVDNHSSFSHRHV encoded by the coding sequence ATGAGTGGGTTATTGAATAGCAAAGATTTAAATAGCCAGGACTTATATACCGCCAACCTCCTGCCGGCAAACCTGAAGCAAGAAAACCTCAGTGGCGCTAACCTAAAAGGTTCAAACCTCAGAAGCACCGATCTCAGTGGCACAGACTTAAGTGAAGCCAACCTCAGTTACACAGACTTGGTTGATGCAGATTTAAGTCAGGCAAACCTGAATGGAGCCAACTTGATGAAAGCCTGCTTGAACTTGGCCAATCTTAATGAGTCAACCCTCAAAGGAGTTAACTTAAGTGGCAGCACCTTAGTTGGAACCAACTTTTCTAAAGCAGACTTGAGTGGGGCTAATCTGAGAGAGGCCAAAATCATTGGAGCCAACTTGAGTGGGGCCAACTTGAGCGGGGCCAACTTGAGCGCAACGGATCTCAGCGAGGCAGATTTAACCGGCGCAACCCTAGAAAGAGCAATTTACGATGCCAGGACTCGGTTTTCAAAAGAAATCGATCCCGTTGAAAGAGGCGCTTACTGCATTAATGCAAATGTGTCCCTACCCGGAGTTAATCTTAGTGGCGTAGATTTGAGTGGCTCAACACTAAAGCGAGCCGATCTTAGAGGTGCGAACCTAAGAGGGGCGAAATTGATGGGCGCTTACCTAGAAAATGCGAATTTATTTAGAGCGAACTTAAGTGGAGCCGACCTCAGAGGCGCAGTTTTAACCGGCGCGACCCTGCAAAAAGCTGTCTACGATATTAAAACTCGGTTTTCTGAAGAAATTGACCTAACAGAGGCGGGGGCTTATTGGATCGCGCCTAACGTGTCGCTGGCTGAAGTTAATTTGAGTGAAATTGATCTCAGTGGTGCCGATTTGAGTGGGGCTAATTTAAGTGGCGCTAATTTCAGTAAAGCTAACTTGATAGGAGTAGATTTCACAAAAGCAAATTTGAGGAAAGCTTACTTAGAAAAAGCAAATTTGCAAGATGCAGAAATGAGAGGAGCCGATTTAGTTTCAGCTTGTTTAAATTGGGCTAATTTAACTCAAGCTGACCTTAGAGAAGTAGACATGACGAGAGCAGAGTTAAGAGGAGCCAATATCACGGGAGCAGATTTAAGAAAAGCGGATCTCAGCGGCGCTTTTTTAAATCAAGCAAACCTTAGTGAAGCTGACTTGAGAGAAGCCGATTTAACGAAAGCAGATTTGCGGGGCGTTAATTTTAAGGGGGCTGATTTAAGAAAGGCGGATTTAACGCGGGCAAACTTGGAAGGCGCTTTGTTCGATGGCGCGATTATGACTGAGGCAGATTTGAAGCCGGTGGATAATCATTCTTCTTTCTCGCACCGCCATGTGTAA
- a CDS encoding serine/threonine-protein kinase — protein sequence MGRYRGIRLLGKGGFGKTFEIDDAGTPKVLKLLLTSYPKAVVLFKREAEVLRHLDHPGIPKVESEGYFTWKPKNRLDPVHCLVMEKIAGENLEKWLRDRGNNPITTDLAINWLKQLVGILGQVHQRQCLHRDIKPANIMLTPNGQLALIDFGAVREVTDTYLIKVEGQDVTQLVSRGYTPPEQYEGAAVFQSDFYALGRTLIHLLTGKHPCDPTLKDPQTGEFNWRNHAPAVSKALADLIDHLIAPSPQERPRNTQVILQELKACQSPWLRFIHKGKYFKVTALLLLGLFSIRFGLEKLAFEYNERGVEHYLAKEPVQALSNFNFALKLDPYYAEVYYNRGVIYEDLRDFDRARTEYQIAAKAGIPEAYNNLARLYILNKDYTAAVDLIGQGMKQPNPSQQKKYVLHKNLGWARLGQQRYAEAQEELLIAMKLSPKRAAAHCLLAQVLEAQGDHKSSLQEWKSCQRYALKDSSDEDTWKGMADQRIKQAGKKK from the coding sequence TTGGGGCGTTATCGGGGGATTAGGCTGTTAGGAAAAGGGGGTTTCGGCAAGACGTTTGAAATTGATGATGCCGGCACACCAAAAGTTTTGAAATTGCTGCTTACAAGTTATCCCAAGGCTGTTGTATTGTTTAAGCGGGAAGCCGAGGTTCTGAGGCACTTAGATCATCCGGGAATTCCGAAAGTGGAGTCTGAGGGATATTTCACTTGGAAACCCAAAAATAGGTTAGATCCGGTGCACTGTTTAGTCATGGAAAAAATTGCCGGCGAGAACTTGGAAAAATGGCTGCGAGATCGGGGAAATAACCCGATTACAACGGATCTCGCAATTAACTGGTTAAAACAATTAGTAGGAATATTGGGTCAAGTTCATCAACGACAGTGTTTGCATCGGGATATCAAGCCGGCAAACATTATGCTCACCCCAAATGGGCAATTAGCATTAATCGATTTTGGGGCTGTTCGAGAAGTTACAGATACTTATTTGATAAAGGTAGAAGGACAGGATGTTACACAGCTAGTTTCACGCGGTTACACCCCACCCGAACAGTACGAAGGTGCAGCGGTATTTCAATCTGATTTCTATGCACTCGGTCGCACTCTCATCCATTTATTAACCGGCAAACATCCCTGCGATCCGACGCTAAAAGACCCACAAACAGGTGAGTTCAATTGGCGAAATCATGCGCCGGCGGTCTCCAAAGCGCTGGCAGACTTAATTGATCATCTAATAGCTCCCTCTCCACAGGAACGTCCTCGAAATACGCAAGTAATTTTGCAAGAGTTGAAAGCTTGTCAATCTCCCTGGTTGCGTTTTATTCACAAAGGGAAATACTTTAAAGTTACCGCTTTGCTGCTATTAGGGTTATTTAGCATCCGGTTTGGACTGGAGAAACTTGCTTTTGAATACAACGAGCGCGGAGTTGAGCATTACCTTGCCAAGGAGCCGGTTCAGGCGCTTTCAAACTTTAATTTCGCCCTAAAACTTGACCCATACTATGCAGAAGTTTATTACAATCGAGGGGTAATTTATGAAGATTTGCGAGATTTTGACCGCGCTCGCACCGAATACCAAATTGCGGCAAAAGCTGGGATTCCTGAAGCTTACAATAACCTTGCTCGTCTCTATATTTTAAACAAAGACTATACAGCAGCCGTCGATCTCATTGGGCAAGGAATGAAGCAGCCAAATCCCAGCCAACAAAAGAAATATGTTTTGCACAAAAACCTAGGCTGGGCGAGACTAGGGCAACAACGTTACGCAGAGGCTCAAGAAGAACTTCTGATTGCGATGAAGTTATCGCCCAAACGCGCTGCTGCTCATTGCCTGTTGGCACAGGTTCTGGAAGCTCAGGGCGATCACAAAAGTTCGCTTCAGGAGTGGAAAAGCTGTCAGCGTTATGCTTTAAAAGATAGCTCAGACGAGGATACTTGGAAAGGAATGGCAGACCAACGAATTAAACAAGCAGGAAAGAAAAAATGA
- a CDS encoding late competence development ComFB family protein produces MTTLFNEQFSPFRNVLEPLVTNEVIRQMQNQPLKLVRYLDPNQVIAYALNRLPALYATSVEGWNWQQQRAKDQLAGQICLAVRQGLAAVQRDPLKLSTPLMFSEDENSELRTATLASIGH; encoded by the coding sequence ATGACTACATTATTTAACGAACAATTTTCACCTTTTCGGAATGTTCTTGAGCCGCTGGTGACAAATGAAGTCATCCGACAAATGCAAAATCAACCGCTCAAATTAGTAAGATATCTTGACCCGAATCAAGTGATTGCTTACGCGCTCAATCGTTTGCCGGCACTCTATGCCACCAGTGTAGAAGGCTGGAACTGGCAACAGCAACGAGCCAAAGATCAGTTAGCCGGTCAGATTTGTCTGGCAGTCCGTCAGGGATTGGCTGCGGTGCAACGAGATCCTTTAAAACTGTCAACGCCACTGATGTTTTCTGAAGACGAAAACTCTGAATTGAGAACAGCGACACTAGCCTCAATTGGGCATTGA
- a CDS encoding PQQ-dependent sugar dehydrogenase, giving the protein MVFNLESSLFVDLDFYQSSNAELANLNNPQLLEHLGTSGLPQGRAFSPLVDLEFYQSGNSDLTGMDHRQLLEHLETYGVSEGRMFSPLIDLAFYQSSNSDLTGMDRRQLLEHLKTNGLAEGRSASQVFDANFYRTNSPDLAAEGMDNRQLYEHFQIHGLAEGRAGSGWFDAGDYLNNHADLAAQGFNYRQALQHFVRYGLLEGRAGSNSTPPDPAGNTLASARNIALGTDTVTYRDAVGGGDAADVYRFNLGTQSNFNLSLTGISEDVDVQLLDAAGAGIRSSEADGVADESIKTLLNAGTYYLSVDPAEGAGETLYNLHLSVSPVAIDLVPVQEIVPMQTRITPEDLPAPFASNSVSNPAQVLPVPENPLLNVPAGFSVNVFAEALDRPRWLAVTPTGDVLVTETPQNRIRLLRDTNGDGVTDVQQTFAGAENGLNMPFGMAFAGGYFYVGNEDAVLRFPYINGQEQIAGSGEKITDLPAGGHWTRNLAVSPDGQKLYVAIGSASNAEPEELPRASVQVMNLDGSNRQTFASGLRNPTGLDFNPVTGQLYTTVNERDGLGNDLVPDYLTGLSQDDFYGWPYAYLTPDQLDPRRTQNGQSERPDLVSRTQTPDVLFQAHSAPLGLQFYDGQTFPEEYRNGAFVAFRGSWNRDQGTGYKLVYAPFHAGGNAGGDYQDFLTGFLLDPAKPATWGRPTGLQVHPDGSLLFTEEENGRIYRIQYTG; this is encoded by the coding sequence GTGGTTTTTAATCTTGAATCCTCCCTATTTGTTGACCTCGACTTCTACCAGTCGAGCAATGCTGAGCTAGCCAACTTGAACAACCCGCAGCTTTTAGAACACTTGGGAACCTCTGGGTTGCCCCAAGGACGGGCGTTTTCGCCGTTGGTTGACTTAGAATTTTACCAATCGGGCAACAGTGACTTAACCGGCATGGATCACCGGCAACTACTAGAACATCTGGAAACCTACGGCGTATCTGAGGGACGGATGTTTTCGCCGTTGATTGACCTAGCATTTTACCAATCTAGCAACAGTGACTTAACCGGCATGGATCGCCGGCAACTGCTAGAACACCTGAAAACTAACGGTTTGGCTGAGGGACGCAGCGCTTCTCAAGTCTTTGATGCCAATTTCTACCGCACTAACTCCCCAGACTTGGCGGCTGAGGGGATGGATAACCGGCAATTGTATGAACATTTCCAAATTCACGGTTTAGCAGAGGGACGCGCCGGCTCTGGATGGTTTGATGCCGGTGACTACCTGAACAATCATGCCGATTTGGCGGCACAAGGCTTTAATTACCGGCAAGCGTTGCAACACTTTGTCCGCTATGGCTTACTAGAAGGGCGGGCCGGCAGCAACAGTACGCCTCCAGATCCCGCAGGTAATACTCTCGCTAGTGCCCGAAATATCGCACTGGGCACCGACACCGTGACTTACCGGGATGCAGTGGGAGGTGGAGATGCTGCCGACGTGTATCGCTTCAACTTGGGAACGCAGAGTAATTTCAACCTATCCTTAACCGGCATCAGTGAGGATGTTGATGTGCAACTGCTGGATGCTGCGGGTGCCGGTATTCGTTCGTCGGAGGCGGATGGCGTCGCAGATGAATCGATCAAAACGCTGTTAAATGCCGGCACCTATTACCTCTCAGTTGATCCAGCAGAGGGTGCCGGCGAGACTTTGTACAATCTCCACCTGTCTGTGAGTCCTGTTGCCATTGATTTGGTGCCGGTACAGGAAATCGTGCCCATGCAGACACGCATTACCCCGGAGGATTTACCGGCACCCTTTGCCAGCAACAGCGTTTCCAACCCCGCCCAAGTGCTGCCGGTGCCAGAAAATCCCCTGCTGAATGTGCCGGCAGGCTTTAGCGTAAACGTATTTGCCGAAGCCTTAGATCGCCCGCGCTGGTTGGCTGTCACACCCACTGGAGATGTACTCGTAACCGAAACGCCCCAAAATCGCATTCGCTTGCTGCGCGACACCAACGGCGATGGCGTGACGGATGTGCAGCAGACGTTTGCCGGCGCAGAAAATGGGTTAAATATGCCCTTTGGCATGGCATTCGCCGGCGGTTATTTTTATGTGGGTAACGAGGATGCGGTGCTGCGTTTCCCCTATATAAATGGTCAAGAACAGATTGCCGGTAGCGGTGAAAAAATTACCGATCTGCCTGCCGGTGGACACTGGACGCGCAACCTTGCTGTGTCGCCCGACGGGCAGAAGCTTTACGTTGCAATCGGTTCAGCCTCGAATGCCGAACCAGAAGAACTACCACGGGCATCGGTACAGGTAATGAACTTGGATGGTTCCAACCGACAAACCTTCGCCTCCGGTTTGCGGAACCCCACAGGACTAGATTTTAACCCGGTTACAGGTCAGCTTTACACAACGGTTAATGAACGGGATGGACTCGGCAACGACTTGGTGCCAGACTATCTTACCGGCTTGAGTCAGGATGATTTCTACGGATGGCCTTATGCTTATCTGACACCTGATCAACTCGATCCCCGCCGCACGCAAAATGGCCAAAGTGAGCGCCCAGACTTAGTCAGCCGTACCCAAACCCCTGATGTTCTGTTTCAAGCGCATTCCGCACCTTTAGGACTGCAATTTTACGACGGGCAAACTTTCCCGGAAGAATACCGCAATGGCGCATTTGTAGCATTTCGCGGCAGTTGGAACCGGGATCAAGGCACCGGCTATAAATTGGTGTATGCTCCTTTCCATGCCGGTGGCAATGCCGGTGGCGACTATCAAGATTTTCTCACCGGCTTCTTACTCGATCCTGCAAAACCAGCAACTTGGGGACGCCCCACCGGCTTGCAAGTTCACCCAGATGGTAGTTTATTGTTTACTGAAGAAGAGAACGGTCGCATTTACCGCATTCAGTACACAGGCTAG
- a CDS encoding NB-ARC domain-containing protein, producing the protein MAALKASKQGLAKIKQKRKELGWPIGDHRWLEEASSILGVSWEEKGYLADGISEGTWSRFLAGKEGINTPAFKAYCQVLTINWEEVANPLERQDWDSAPDVSVFYGRTEELDRLEEWIVKDRCRVVALLGMGGIGKTTLSVKLAHQIQDDFKSLIWRSLRGDPPLQDLLGELILFLSNQQKTDLSNTLEGRLSQLMECLRSQRCLVVLDNWETVLDTGSLAGHPRQGYEGYGELLKRVGESQHNSCFVLTSWEKPKEVAAIEGPNLPVRSWKLKGLGSDAKNILKEKGLQEESLWEELIQLYKGNPFALKIVATTIQDLFDGSVSDFLNGTLFLGDFEYLLSEQFERLSQLEKKFLVYLGNYAEPISRSQLQDFFCSEISVTELLKALESLNRRCLVEKINNENGTFFTLQPALAKYVTRKYK; encoded by the coding sequence ATGGCAGCTCTCAAAGCATCTAAGCAAGGACTCGCCAAAATTAAGCAAAAAAGGAAAGAACTGGGCTGGCCAATCGGGGATCACAGATGGCTAGAGGAAGCCAGTTCAATTTTGGGCGTGAGTTGGGAAGAAAAAGGCTATTTAGCCGATGGCATTTCCGAAGGGACTTGGAGCCGCTTTTTGGCCGGCAAAGAAGGCATCAACACTCCCGCCTTCAAAGCCTACTGTCAGGTACTCACAATCAACTGGGAAGAAGTGGCTAACCCCCTAGAACGCCAAGATTGGGACAGCGCACCCGATGTCTCAGTTTTTTATGGTCGCACGGAGGAGCTTGACCGGCTAGAAGAATGGATTGTTAAAGATCGCTGCCGCGTTGTCGCGCTGTTGGGAATGGGAGGAATTGGTAAAACAACTTTATCAGTCAAGCTAGCCCACCAAATTCAGGATGATTTTAAATCTTTAATTTGGCGAAGTTTGAGGGGCGATCCACCTCTTCAAGACCTTTTAGGCGAGCTGATCCTTTTCTTGTCTAACCAACAAAAAACTGATTTATCCAATACTTTAGAAGGAAGACTTTCTCAACTGATGGAGTGCTTGCGCTCTCAGAGATGTCTGGTGGTATTAGATAATTGGGAAACCGTGCTCGACACCGGCTCACTAGCCGGTCATCCACGCCAGGGATATGAAGGTTATGGTGAGCTATTAAAACGAGTGGGAGAATCTCAACACAATAGCTGCTTCGTACTCACAAGCTGGGAAAAACCAAAAGAAGTTGCCGCAATCGAAGGCCCAAACCTGCCGGTTCGCTCTTGGAAACTGAAGGGTTTAGGGTCAGATGCTAAAAATATTCTTAAGGAAAAAGGTTTGCAAGAAGAATCTCTTTGGGAAGAACTCATTCAACTTTATAAAGGAAATCCTTTTGCTTTAAAAATTGTTGCGACAACCATTCAAGATTTATTTGATGGCAGTGTTTCTGATTTTTTAAATGGAACTCTTTTTTTAGGGGATTTTGAATATTTATTATCTGAACAATTTGAGCGATTATCCCAATTAGAGAAAAAGTTTTTAGTTTATCTGGGGAATTATGCGGAACCTATTTCGCGTTCTCAATTACAAGATTTTTTCTGTTCAGAAATATCCGTTACAGAACTACTAAAAGCTTTGGAATCCTTGAACCGAAGGTGTCTTGTTGAAAAAATAAATAATGAAAATGGAACGTTTTTCACCTTACAACCGGCACTGGCGAAGTATGTTACGAGAAAATACAAGTAA
- a CDS encoding TIGR03032 family protein, whose product MPNPPQQDTPQLELTGSRQFPEWLAEQGVSLAFTTYQTGKLFLIGLQPNGRLSIFERTFNRAMGLYATPDRLYMSSLYQLWQFENALDAGQIHQGYDRLYVPQIGYTTGDIDTHDIAIDESNRVVFVNTLFSCLGTVSERYSFVALWQPPFISKLAAEDRCHLNGLAMENNQPRYVTAVSSTDVADGWRDRRHNGGCVIDVVSNEVILSGLSMPHSPRVYQNKLWVLNSGAGYFGYVDLQRGSFEPVTFCPGYLRGLAFIGDFAVVGLSKPRHNKTFTGLPLDEALAAKDAEARCGLQVIDLRTGDIVHWLRIEGMIEELYDVAIIPGVRRPMALGFKTDEIRRVITFDFASS is encoded by the coding sequence ATGCCCAATCCCCCACAACAAGATACCCCCCAACTTGAATTAACAGGTTCCCGCCAGTTCCCAGAATGGCTGGCGGAACAAGGTGTTAGCCTTGCTTTCACGACTTATCAAACCGGCAAACTTTTTCTAATAGGCTTGCAGCCGAATGGGCGTCTTTCTATTTTTGAGCGCACGTTTAACCGGGCGATGGGGCTGTATGCCACCCCAGATCGCTTGTATATGAGTTCGCTATATCAACTGTGGCAGTTTGAAAATGCCCTTGATGCCGGCCAAATTCATCAAGGTTATGACCGGCTTTATGTGCCCCAGATCGGTTACACCACCGGCGATATTGATACGCACGATATTGCAATCGATGAATCAAATCGCGTTGTTTTTGTCAATACTTTATTTAGTTGTCTAGGAACGGTAAGCGAACGATACAGTTTTGTCGCCTTGTGGCAACCGCCGTTTATTTCCAAGCTGGCTGCTGAAGATCGATGCCACTTGAATGGATTGGCAATGGAAAACAATCAACCCCGTTATGTTACCGCCGTTTCCTCAACGGATGTAGCGGATGGCTGGCGAGATCGCCGGCACAATGGGGGTTGTGTGATCGATGTGGTGAGTAACGAAGTAATTTTAAGTGGTTTGTCGATGCCTCACAGTCCTCGTGTTTACCAAAATAAACTGTGGGTGCTTAATTCTGGTGCCGGTTATTTCGGCTATGTAGATTTGCAACGGGGAAGTTTTGAGCCGGTGACGTTTTGCCCCGGATATCTACGAGGATTGGCATTTATCGGTGATTTCGCAGTCGTGGGGTTATCGAAACCCAGGCATAACAAAACCTTTACCGGCTTGCCTCTTGATGAAGCCCTCGCGGCTAAAGATGCGGAAGCGCGTTGCGGTTTGCAAGTTATTGACTTACGCACCGGCGATATTGTGCACTGGCTGCGAATTGAGGGGATGATTGAGGAATTATACGACGTGGCGATTATTCCTGGTGTGCGGCGTCCGATGGCGTTGGGATTTAAAACTGATGAAATTCGCCGCGTGATTACGTTTGATTTTGCATCCAGTTAA